One window of the Conexibacter sp. SYSU D00693 genome contains the following:
- a CDS encoding GMC oxidoreductase, with protein sequence MDTVSNGAFDADWVVVGSGFGGSVSALRLAEKGYDVTVLEQGRRIDEADMPRSTWDLRRYFFAPSLGMRGLLRMRFFRDVTVAAGAGVGGGSLGYANTLYVPPARFFEDPQWADLGDWERDLAPHYAEAERMLGVVDYDEDDPADALLQRLGEHLEVSGTWKRARVGVFLGEAGTTVADPYFGGDGPARTGCTRCGRCMVGCPVGAKNTLRKNYLWFAERLGVDVRPDAQVVEVRPLGAADGSDGYAVTYRRPGLLGRRRTTTLHARGVVLAGGALGTNELLQRCRLDGALPRVSPRLGELVRTNSEAILGVTVPEGTLGDLTHRVAITSSIYPDPDTHIETVTYGHAGGAMKALFTVLVGKGTRTTRPLKWLAAMARHPRRTMRFLTMRGWSRNTIIVLVMQTLDNAIALRATRTRFGRLRLQTEQDPERPNPTFIPVANQAAEWMAEQTGGIAQSSIMEAVADIPSTAHILGGAVIARSPQEGVVDRHQRVFGYHDLLVCDGSAVPANPGVNPSLTITALAEHAMSHVPPKGIPASLLDVLGPADVVAAVEPEPEPPLATA encoded by the coding sequence ATGGACACCGTGTCGAACGGCGCCTTCGACGCCGACTGGGTCGTCGTCGGCTCCGGCTTCGGCGGCAGCGTCTCCGCGCTGCGCCTGGCCGAGAAGGGCTACGACGTCACGGTGCTCGAGCAGGGCCGGCGCATCGACGAGGCCGACATGCCCAGGTCCACGTGGGACCTGCGCCGCTACTTCTTCGCCCCGTCGCTCGGCATGCGCGGCCTCCTGCGCATGAGGTTCTTCCGCGACGTCACGGTCGCGGCGGGCGCCGGGGTCGGCGGCGGGTCGCTGGGCTACGCCAACACGCTCTACGTCCCGCCCGCGCGCTTCTTCGAGGACCCGCAGTGGGCCGACCTCGGCGACTGGGAGCGCGACCTCGCCCCGCACTACGCCGAGGCCGAGCGGATGCTCGGGGTCGTCGACTACGACGAGGACGACCCGGCCGACGCGCTGCTCCAGCGCCTGGGCGAGCACCTCGAGGTCTCGGGGACCTGGAAGCGCGCCCGCGTCGGGGTCTTCCTCGGCGAGGCGGGCACGACCGTCGCCGATCCCTACTTCGGCGGCGACGGGCCGGCCCGCACCGGCTGCACGCGCTGCGGGCGCTGCATGGTCGGCTGCCCCGTCGGCGCGAAGAACACGCTGCGCAAGAACTACCTGTGGTTCGCCGAGCGCCTCGGCGTCGACGTCCGCCCCGACGCGCAGGTCGTCGAGGTCCGCCCGCTCGGCGCTGCCGACGGCTCCGACGGCTACGCGGTGACCTACCGGCGCCCCGGCCTGCTGGGCCGCCGCCGCACCACCACGCTGCACGCCCGCGGCGTCGTCCTGGCCGGCGGGGCGCTGGGCACGAACGAGCTGCTCCAGCGCTGCCGGCTGGACGGCGCGCTGCCGCGCGTCTCGCCCCGCCTCGGCGAGCTCGTGCGCACGAACTCGGAGGCCATCCTCGGCGTCACGGTGCCGGAGGGGACCCTCGGCGACCTCACCCACCGCGTCGCCATCACCTCCTCGATCTACCCCGACCCCGACACGCACATCGAGACGGTGACCTACGGCCACGCGGGCGGCGCGATGAAGGCGCTGTTCACCGTCCTGGTCGGCAAGGGCACGCGCACCACGCGACCGCTGAAGTGGCTGGCCGCCATGGCCCGCCACCCGCGCCGGACCATGCGCTTCCTGACCATGCGGGGCTGGTCGCGCAACACGATCATCGTCCTGGTCATGCAGACGCTCGACAACGCCATCGCGCTGCGGGCCACCCGCACGCGCTTCGGCCGCCTGCGCCTGCAGACCGAGCAGGACCCCGAGCGTCCGAACCCGACGTTCATCCCGGTCGCCAACCAGGCGGCGGAGTGGATGGCCGAGCAGACCGGCGGCATCGCCCAGAGCTCGATCATGGAAGCCGTCGCCGACATCCCGTCGACGGCCCACATCCTCGGCGGCGCCGTCATCGCGCGCTCGCCGCAGGAGGGCGTGGTCGACCGCCACCAGCGGGTCTTCGGCTACCACGACCTGCTCGTCTGCGACGGCTCGGCGGTGCCGGCCAACCCGGGCGTCAACCCGTCGCTGACCATCACGGCGCTGGCCGAGCACGCCATGAGCCACGTGCCGCCCAAGGGCATCCCGGCGTCGCTGCTCGACGTGCTCGGGCCGGCCGACGTCGTCGCGGCGGTCGAGCCGGAGCCCGAGCCGCCGCTCGCCACGGCCTAG